The DNA segment GGCTGTCAGTGTCAGTCTAATGTCAGTAATAATAGCATCAACAGCAGCAAGATACTATTTTTAAGGGTGCTGCAATTTACGGGTCTTTTTGTACTGATACAATTTTGCATCCTTTTATATATTTACTGTAATGAAAATTCTTATAATTTCATTCCTGCTGAACTGGTATCCTGAGCTAAGATTTAGAAAAGTAAAATCAACACTTGACTACTCAAGaacataaacatgtttattttttcataggaatttgCTGTATCATTAGAATACATACAAGGCTCCATACAGATATTTTGACAGAATTTGCTACTGTACAGCGTACACTAGCTTCTTTTGTATTTACAGCTCAAAGTTTATTACAATTATGCAAGGTTTGTAACTAACACTCATACACGTTTACATACATTTCAAAAGCTGATTGCCTAGGCCAAAAACCACCTAATGTGGGACAAAATGTAGGTATATACAAGTTTGAGGTTTGTAAGCTATAACTGCCTAAAAATTATACAATGCAGTTCTCCACAATCACCATTTACCATACATACATGTACAATATAGCGTAGGCCTAAAAGCCACTTAATGTGGGAAAAAAAGGATAGGTACCATCAGCTCAAAACTAAATTATGATCATCCAGTACTGACTTAGCTGACAACTACTGTCCTTTGAAAAGGACAACTTTGTTATATTTTTGCCGAATGCTTTTACCCTGGAGCCATAGGTTCTGCAGGCGTGCCATGTGATGGAGACGGACGTTGTAATAGATGTGGACCAGTAGCCTGATGAGGTCGTAGTAGTGGTTGTCAAGACCTTCAGCTGTCGCAACTGCATGAGAACTCAAGTCGAACAGATCAGTGCCTACATCTTTTAACACGTGGGTTTGAAGACGTAGCTCTGATGCAGTTACTGTGACTTTCTTCGGGTCATACAGCAGACGAAGATGTCTTTCAGCAGACAGCACCACTACCACAACATCTGAAATTAGTCTGTATGTGTTGATACAAATGAACTTTTACCTTTTTTggtaaaattacataaatttatTAAATGTTAGGCCTAAAATATAAAAGGCTATAAATACAATTCAGAAGGAATATCTGATTGAAATTAATACAGCAATGTTTAAAATAACTATACAGTATACGGTAGAACAAAATAACTATGCACCATCTGAGGGGATCTGCAGTCCTCCAAGGTTTTTAATACTGAGCAGCATGAAGGCCTGCTTGAAACGGACAGATGGAACCGTTGCCACAAGGCACTCGCGACAGGTGTCACAGACAAGGCCCTCCAAAGCCTTCCGTACAACCCAGCCTAAAAGGAAAAGGCATAACATTTTATGCATTGGCAAATGCCAGAGGTCAATATCAATATATAGAGATACTGCTTGATAGAGCTTGCCCACTTGTAGTTGATGTCTTTTTCCGTGGACTCTTACGCTGCAATGATTCTAATAGATCAGGTCTACGATTCAAATAGCTCTAGTGCATTCTAGTACCTGATTACAGTACACGTAAGTAATTGATAATGTGATCCAAAGCTTACCTTGAGATGTTCTGGCAGCTCAAAGACATCAGGAACAGCATCTTCTGCTAGATAGGTTCTTTCCAGGGTTTTACTGATGTACTTTGCCTGGAAATGTTTACTGCATATACGAGCATGCGGTGATGGCTCTGTATCTCTCCTGCAATTTCTAACCCATGCCTGGTACAGCTGTGGCTTCTTATCTTTGTCTGGAAACCTgaatgattaaataaaatattattgAATACACTCACAAGTCTGTCTGTGCTAGGGTTTGTGGCTTTTACTACTTTTAGGTCTTAGATCTAGATGACATGCATTGGTATGATGTGACATCATGTCTGTGCTTATCTTGCAATTTACAATCACATATGCACTGTGTCACTATATGACATGGTTTAAGATTACAATTATATATACACTCAGACAAAGTAGGCCTACTGAAGttccacattctttcattacaatttTCCCTTCTACAAAACTTGATGAGAAAAAGGTAGGCCTATAGCTATTCATTATGTATTAGGAGCTAATGTTTTGTTTACAACTGACACAAACGTGATAAAAAAAACCCCAtagttaacacattttacttaCTTGTGGAATGTGATTCCCTTTGCCTTGCTGTCCTGGTTACGATAGGAAAGACAGTTAATAGCAAAGCACTGAGCTCCTTTAGTAGCCAGTTTTCTCTTTGCTGTTGACATCTTTCATGCTAGCAGCCACACAACATGGCGGCCCCGTGCTGGCTCGCCCAGCCAAAGGGCAGCATCCTATCCAGTAATACAGGTCAGTGGATGGAACATTCAGGAAAGAGGCGTGGCAAACAAAAGGAAAACACACCCAGACCCAAAGCCCAGACacaagacaagagagtgcagttaccagaacacaaagcaaaacaaaacccaaacctGAACACAAAGCAATAAAAACCCAATCATGAACATAAAGCAAAACAGACTCCAACCATGGACATAGTCCCACATGACAGGTAATGATGTTGATGAGGACGCCTGTGATGCATTTATAGGTGCTTCTCACTTTCCTTGTGATTTTGCTGTTGCTCAGTCATAACAATGCTAATTCTTATGTTGCTACTTTCATCACTACTACTACTGATAGTTACGTTCATAATGATAGTGATAATGATACTACCTTTGATGCCACATTTACTGATGATAACATCACCACTCATGCTGCTGTTACTGATGGTATTATTACGAATTATTACGACTGCTGATGGTCACCTATAGACTTTACAAATGTAAATACTCAGCTATATTATCGATGCTCCTCATCAGGATTCCACCTTCTCTTCGGCACCATTCTGTAATATTCAAGTCCAGCTTAAAgggatacagttccacatcatgCCAAACTTGGGCAATAGGTGATTGCTTGCCTTTATTTTACTGGCACATGCGGGGCCACTGTAAAtcattcacggttttagagtatcctagAATCCTATGCACGCTGGGGAGGGAGGTTTGATagtggctcagcttaatgctaactttaacattgaaaatgccatagacatgctaacacattaccattggtcccatttttaagttataaaatacatctatcaactgtttcagaagaccataacaggtcggtttaacataaaaaaggtaaatattactcacagacatatgctctttagggttttagcggggaaaaattaagataaagcgaaataaaacaatgaacgaggcagcagattgaagcactgcttcattggttcaaggttcaaagcaaagctgcgctgcagaaactgttgattatacagacccgctgcaaggtctgtaatcaatgtagagaaatgatcattttcctcacaaacaccctcaaaaaacaacggccactctgaagaaccgataagggaatcgttaagcaaaaaggctattgatgtcgatggatcgaatcatttcttaacgatacccgaaaagaaccggttcccaacatgcaaccctaacagcaacacacttttttttaataaagctcacattaaagactcacgattatctaagttaaacacctaaatacatattttgatgGAACTCACCTCCGTAACGACACAatattgcaaacaagttgcttgttgcttgtccactccaccacccacaaacgcttgtttacactgacgaaATCTCAGCCTCCCCAGCAAGAACGTGATTACGTGCGAAATTTGATGTCAAAAGGCATCTATAGCCCATGCATTCTTACGAAATGTAGGAACCTCTTAATGCTTTTTAGCAGTTCTCAGCCATGCCAATTTACAACAAAAATGCATTTGTACTTCTCTGCTGTCTCTCACCAGCTGTGATTCATGTATAAAAAATCATTTACAGTAATTACCACATATCTCCTACTAAAACACGAGTTACATGATCCTCCAAATCACTTCCTCTAAAACTAGGCAGGTTATGGAAGATGCAACAATTTCCCAGCTACCCCTCAGACTCTCAACATTGTGGCCTGCAGGCCAGTGCTGATGGTAAGCCTCGCCTCCACCCCAGCATCCCTTCTGGGGACCATCCAATCTGGGGACAAAAGTGTGTGTCTAAGGCCCCAATCTGGGGACAAAACTGTGTGTCTAAGGCTCCAATCTGGGGACAAAAGTGTGTGTCTAAGGCTCCAATCTGGGGACAAAATGTATGTCTCTAATCATCACTTCTTCATGTCTCAAGCAAGCATTGGAAAAGTGTGATGATGCTCAGAACCCATCTGCCAAACTCAGACTATGTGCTGCTGTGGAAATAAATCTACATGAGTTGTCTGACTGAAATAAACCTGAAAAACATTTTAATGGTGCTGTTTTAAAAAATATGGCATTCAACAATTACGATATGAACATCTTTAGATGTGACACCGTGTTTGTCTCAGCAATTATACATTTCTCAAGGCATCCAAACTCAAGTTACGCCCAAAATGTGACAGTTTTCATCATAAAATATCACGCATTAACATGATGCTGCCTTCACATACTGACAGTACAAAATCATCATACAAGTCATTATAGCAGATTGTAGGTGACAACATGAAGCATTTTTCATTAATGAGATGGACAGtaatttacttaattgaaagaTACATCAGATTTATTATTTTGCACAGTTATATTAACACATGAAGCTCTGGAATTTTGCTTAAAAAGTCAACTTTTTGCATCACTATGACTTAATTTCTTACTGTACTATTgcatatgttatgtgtcggacgcagctcggagaaccgaccagcgtttgaaggacccagtatgaaataagcagagcacggtacaaaggctaactgaatttaatacataacagtgatacaaataacagaaagtgcggtctggcgtggtgcgctcccagcagcgctaaccggtccggagccagaagctgttcggacccaaggaccccgccgacaccccccaggtggccgcaacaaccgagtctgtgaaagaaggaaccattatgtgagtccacactctacacacagagagaacacttaaaggtgtacaaacagcaaacacttcctggcttgattactaatcagcttcccaacctgcaggcatggaacatccagttcacaaaactccactgcagtggaagccgatacatgactaacatacagctcaatataataaaggtgtgagggacaccacatttactgactgtataaatgttagtcacaaaatctaacgtacctcaggaagtgtgctgacgagcgtgagacctcaccccctcctctttcacagaccgtgcatcaaaccctggacgttctctgcatccactgatgatgagatggctcctgagacgacgatctcacccgtctggtcacaaggtcgagtctctggcaaatacacactgtatactccagtcttaaatgccaccatgttccaatccatatagatgcaccacagctgtgagtcctgacgagctgcaggtgatcagggtgaggtcctgataacctcagcaacacagccactcagtcccaaatgcaagccacctggaaggagaaacaaaggacagaaacaaaaaggcagccaggtccccccagccatataacagcatAATTCAAATGATCATATCAGCGTACTGGAGTGCCCCAATGCCCCATGCCATCTGACCACCCCATTTTCCATGAAAGTTGCttaaacacccaccctaaatgaaaacaaattttgTGACCCAAACACATCATAGAAAGCACAAAATAATGAGTTTCCACAATGTTTTTGTCTTCGCTTTCCCATCTTACTTGTGTATGACAACAGTGGTTTGGCTTTTCGTCAAACTCAGAGCTCAGCTACCAAACCCTTGTTAGTCGCTGTGGTGGCTAAATGTTGTGGAGGGCCGTGTCTGTTCTTtcagagcattttattacaaattactATAATAATATATCTTGCTGTGTGTTTAACAGTCCTCTGTAtcatttatcatcatcatcatcagaagtctgtgctccagtatttctgtcgaTTGAGAGTACATTAAGGTAATTAGCACCAGTTAACAATTTTAGCAGCTGGTGGTAGCTTGATGACTTTAAGTCCAAAAAATCCCAGAGCACTGAGGAAATAAAATGGTTAGAATTTTTCATAGGCGCACCCAAACTGTTATGAATACCACTGCCAGCTCCCAAAAATATGCTTGAATAAACCACCTGAACCAAGAGGTTAGCCCTTTAGCTGCAAGTAACTCTAACATGGGCCAAGTTTGAGCTTCATTCACCCCACCCAGGTCACGCATGGTATCGCCAatactccacctctttacccatttatgggttaatCAGGATGTGATGAGCATTTCTTCAAATGTGAGGGCTCCTTCACTCATAAcacaattgaggcagaatggcgcacaaaggagtcaaatgccagtcgtgaaaaaacagagccgcctcaaacgcctcgtacagctgccgccacaaccattcgcacacacaactggctgaaagacagtgagtGCCATACGAGTGCCCATTCGAGTGCGAAGTCGAGCCCATTCTCGGCgggtgtcggtcaaattccaggtgttgCACGTGCTCCCAGGATGAGATTAGACAGCAggtgaccacattcaagctgtctgtgaaaattggctaagtgcaacacgagtgtggcatAACCTAGCAAAATATGGGTGTGCCGTCGTCtttgccccccccaacacacatggcTTATGGAGTGTGTGgtcacccccccccaacacacacacacacacacacacacacacacacacacacaccatgaatccaacattgtcagctgtggctgagggtcccagAGTCCTGTCGCTGTCTGGCGTAGTGTGCTGCTGAAACAGCTAACCACTGTgaactgcaactcagctggttaacacgcaatgcacatgtgtgggtgggtgCTCATGCCCTCATGAGGACCAGCCAGCGTCTGACCACGCGGCACAGTGTGAAGCCGGCtaggcaggctgatgtcacttcaaccatgtaaattgtagtttacacaacaaagacaaagagtggagattaaagaaaacaaataagggtaaagatGTGAACTCAGTTATGTCTGAACACTTTGCTCATACTCTTTCCTGTGGACATACGGTGCCTGTCAGCTTGACCTGActgtgcacgcaaggtgttacattcaaaacacagacatcagacagatgcaggacaaaataaataaataaataataatacatgtgtaaaataaaaaaaaacccccgcAGAAGacaggaacagagagtgagcctttttttctgtgatTTGAGGACGGCCGTAGACAAAGGTGGAGTGTGTCcccctgtgacctgcagctgttcagatatcataAGTCACaggggaacacctgtagtggctggtAGAATATGAAGTCGCATAACTTCACCATGAAGCGGggacgtcggcatgctgtcctcatgtggaaacaaattaaaacacatatcgcttcagctgactgctgcatcagcgcaccgcaacGCTGGTGAATATCGCACGATGCTGTAAATCACCGCATAGCGCGTGTCACTGCggtatttccccacattgtaataattaaaacacatatcacatttgcaatgcgGTCACCAGCGGAAGACTGTGCGCTCGACACGCCATgtgggctgatgtgttcatgaaatAGGAGCtgactcttcatgagacgagagccTGGCTGTCTTCAGGTAATTgaggtaaaacataaaagggaaaacagtaagggctccttcacacataacatgattgaagccgactgccACACGAAGGAGAAACTGCATGTCACTTATGAGAAATCACAGCTacctcaaatgccttgtacagctgtcgccacaaccagtCGCGCACACaaacggctgaaagacagtgaatgccctGCAAGTGCCTATTCGACccctctctcagcaggtgttggccaaattcaagGTGCCACACGTGAACATTTAACACTGCTCACCAGGCAGTTAGAAAAGGAGTGGCCATTCGCGCTCCCGACACAATAGCAGACAGCAGtcgaccacattcaagctgtctgtgaaaagtgtctaagtgccacacgagtgtggcgtaacctagcaacacacatgtggcatgccagagcgtcggctcccccctcaacataTATGGCATGCATGTGTATTGCGCgggcgtgcatgtgcatgtgagACCACATCCAGGACAGGTATGTAAACAATtaatacaataactacatacacaatttcaagtacataacaaataaaaatgaatgatcacagaacacagaaaaggagagtgacactttgaTCTGTGGGCTGGGCGTGTCCGTGCGTgccagctgctgttgagatctctggacctggatGTCGCAGCTGGAGAACATAAActttgttttgaaggacatggccttacaactgtccactgtgaggcatgtgtttgcctgctgtcctcacatggaaatccaTAAAATATATATCGCCTTTGTGACGGGCTGCAGCGGCTGCACAGCGCGCACCTCaacaggctgtgccaggtgaaatgaaccgtcagatcatgtgtacactcagctactgatctgaatgtcacatcatccACATCTGAGCTATGGTCCATATatatgatgtggtgtctgtcctttgttgtgttttattaagTTTTTGCTCCTCTGTTGTCTGTGCGACTTTtgatgtgctcgcactgtgttcatgtgcgTGAACATGAGCGTGCATGCCTGTCTGACcatgcctccccccccccccccccccccccatcagcaggtggaatgttttgcggttccccattttgtttttggttcactgattttcttccagtttcggcATCTGTCGCCCAATGTCGTGTTatgtgcaaggttgggtaggattactttgaaatgtaatccaaaagtaatcagattacaagtaatccaaatgtatgcacatacatacatgtattcaaatcaaaatcaatttcaaatcaattttatttatatagcgccaaatcacaacaaacagttgccccaaggcgctttatattgtaaggcaaagccataccataattacggaaaaaccccaacggtcaaaaagaccccctgtgagcaagcacttggcaacaatgggaaggaaaaactcccttttaacaggaagaaacctccagcagaaccaggctcagggaggggcagtcttctgctgggactggttggggctgagggagagaaccaggaaaaagacatgctgtggaagagagcagagatcaatcactaatgattaaatgcagagtggtgcatacagagcaaaaagagaaagaaacactcagtgcatcatgggaaccccccagcagtctaagtctatagcagcataactaagggatggttcagggtcacctgatccagccctaactataagctttagcaaaaaggaaagttttaagcctaatcttaaaagtagagagggtgtctgtctccctgatctgaattggaagctggttccacaggagaggagcctgaaagctgaaggctctgcctcccattctactcttacaaaccctaggaactacaagtaagcctgcagtctgagagcgaagcgctctattggggtgatatggtactatgaggtccctaagataagatgggacctgattattcaaaaccttataagtaagaagaagaattttaaattatattctagaattaacaggaagccaatgaagagaggccaatatgggtgagatatgctctctccttctagtccctgttagcactctagctgcagcattttgaattaactgaaggcttttcagggaacttttaggacaacctgataataatgaattacaatagttcagcctagaggaaataaatgcatgaattagttttttcagcatcactctgagacaagacctttctaattttagagatattgcgcaaatgcaaaaaagcagtcctacatatttgtttaatatgcgcattgaatggcatatcctgatcaaaaatgactccaagatttctcacagtattactagaggtcagggtaatgccatccagagtaaggatctggttagacaccatgtttctaagatttgtggggccaagtacaataacttcagttttatctgagtttaaaagcaggaaattagaggtcatccatgtctttatgtctgtatgacaatcctgcagtttagctaattggtgtgtgtcctctggcttcatggatagataaagctggtatcatctgcgtaacaatgaaaatttaagcaatgccgtctaataatactgcctaagagaagcatgtataaagtgtataaaattggtcctagcacagaaccttgtggaactccataattaaccttagtctgtgaagaagattccccatt comes from the Thalassophryne amazonica chromosome 8, fThaAma1.1, whole genome shotgun sequence genome and includes:
- the LOC117515047 gene encoding THAP domain-containing protein 2-like, whose product is MSTAKRKLATKGAQCFAINCLSYRNQDSKAKGITFHKFPDKDKKPQLYQAWVRNCRRDTEPSPHARICSKHFQAKYISKTLERTYLAEDAVPDVFELPEHLKAGLYGRLWRALSVTPVASALWQRFHLSVSSRPSCCSVLKTLEDCRSPQMTNFRCCGSGAVC